A DNA window from Candidatus Niyogibacteria bacterium CG10_big_fil_rev_8_21_14_0_10_46_36 contains the following coding sequences:
- a CDS encoding RNA methyltransferase — protein sequence MIVVLHNIRSIYNVGSIFRTADALGDIEKIFLCGITPAPVNEIGAYKQAFTKTALGAEKTISWEKKKSTAVVLKNLRAQNKELEVVAVEQDRRSVPFHQFIPKSALKNIVLVLGGEIQGVPKIALDSADAIVEIPMQGKKESLNIAISFAIVSFFLKYKVIKH from the coding sequence ATGATAGTTGTGCTTCATAACATACGCAGTATATATAATGTGGGTTCCATTTTTAGAACAGCAGACGCGTTGGGAGATATAGAAAAAATTTTTCTATGTGGGATTACCCCCGCGCCGGTAAATGAAATAGGGGCATATAAGCAAGCATTTACAAAAACGGCTCTTGGCGCAGAAAAAACTATATCGTGGGAGAAGAAAAAATCTACTGCCGTTGTATTAAAAAATCTCCGCGCTCAAAATAAAGAATTAGAGGTGGTGGCTGTAGAGCAGGATAGACGATCTGTTCCCTTCCATCAATTTATCCCCAAATCAGCCCTTAAGAATATTGTCCTTGTTCTTGGTGGCGAAATACAAGGGGTCCCAAAAATTGCCCTTGATTCAGCCGATGCCATAGTTGAAATACCCATGCAGGGGAAAAAGGAGTCTCTTAATATAGCTATATCCTTTGCTATTGTTTCGTTTTTTCTGAAATATAAGGTTATAAAACATTAA
- the rpmG gene encoding 50S ribosomal protein L33 — MAKAKENLIKIKCDECKRINYWTHKNKRKVERKIELKKFCNWCKKRTAHKEAKK; from the coding sequence ATGGCAAAAGCAAAAGAAAATTTAATAAAAATAAAATGCGATGAGTGCAAGCGGATAAATTATTGGACGCACAAGAACAAACGGAAGGTTGAACGGAAAATAGAACTTAAAAAGTTCTGTAACTGGTGTAAAAAACGGACAGCGCACAAAGAAGCAAAGAAATAA